From Oreochromis aureus strain Israel breed Guangdong linkage group 4, ZZ_aureus, whole genome shotgun sequence, a single genomic window includes:
- the sh2b1 gene encoding SH2B adapter protein 1 — MNGSLLTPPSPRAANSSPLPPSPSPSPSPPSPSLLPLSSRPPPLPPLMSPPSQAHPSSLSDTPTPSPSPCLSWTEFCELHARVAAGDFARHFRAFLLENPHYSADSAAAFCRRFTDRFVRHFQSELEGALPPSCSSARDEVVSWAPQSDATSLEEEAVSPLSVTGGAVPPCPPTNTTRGSKAAPARLVLENRGGDRFQDSYAHGQVLPPSSSSSCCSSVGGNNGKREESRSVLAPGNGDAPVEEEEDSWLGAASVGEELEEREADLSEVDNADSSHTPQNPPSVTPPPGSKASGTPGSSKNKLKKRFSLRNVGRSVRGSVRGILHWRSSSSDATQAQLPSSYSYTMGVQDTSKRTSGTQPPTPTSSMPVSLSMPLSLPHSSSSSLPPSSSSSATSLSLSEAARDRRRSNGEGGEKEKWSHRLEKLRLSRSPPPILTSTASGLHSATLPPSSAAAMGPPRKVGRLVREGGVSVSSSSDEWSGSHGFSGFSFGLLHHGTDNNPASAQSPGAQPPPVQSLASGGNVPWSGGRWHKCRLVLRERDREGGERGEEYYLEFFIPPKSSKPRLTVPCCSIVDVRSTTALEVPDKENTFLLQLDGATQYVIETRDAVQMRAWLSDIRNGVCLSEQEDAEGVCGGPLDISGTPEIGDRLSQVCYGGIGGSSPLMDPLPPELPPRAPLDEPDGRIHGGGGASLGTPFAETPDATGSFLFSDVTPVEAVEHPLSECQWFHGTLSRLKAAQLVLAGGPASHGVFLVRQSETRRGEYVLTFNFQGKAKHLRLSLNEDGQCRVQHLWFQSIFDMLEHFRVHPIPLESGGASDVTLISFVGATAIRQPGRDRAGSRPTACDVITTRHPDSPSTPISDCVLDQQTP, encoded by the exons ATGAACGGCTCTCTTTTAACCCCACCCAGCCCACGGGCGGCAAACTCCTCCCCTTTACCTCCATCTCCCTCCCCCTCTCCTTCCCCACCCTCTCCTTCCTTGCTGCCCTTGTCCTCGCGCCCTCCCCCTCTCCCTCCGCTGATGAGCCCGCCATCCCAGGCCCATCCATCCTCGCTGTCGGACACGCCCACGCCATCGCCCTCACCTTGCTTGAGCTGGACCGAATTCTGTGAACTTCACGCCCGCGTTGCAGCCGGTGACTTTGCACGTCACTTCCGGGCGTTTCTCTTAGAAAACCCGCACTACTCCGCAGACTCTGCCGCTGCCTTTTGCCGCCGCTTCACCGACCGCTTCGTTCGCCATTTCCAGAGCGAGCTGGAGGGGGCTCTCCCGCCGAGCTGTTCCTCTGCACGGGACGAAGTGGTGAGCTGGGCTCCACAGTCAGACGCTACGTCTCTGGAAGAGGAGGCGGTCTCGCCGCTGTCCGTGACTGGAGGAGCGGTCCCCCCGTGTCCTCCGACTAACACGACGCGGGGCTCGAAGGCAGCACCGGCACGTCTTGTGCTGGAGAACCGTGGTGGGGACAGGTTTCAGGATTCTTATGCCCACGGCCAAGTCCTGCCTCCATCATCTTCGTCATCGTGCTGCTCCTCAGTAGGAGGGAACAACGGGAAGCGTGAGGAGAGTCGGAGCGTGTTGGCTCCGGGGAACGGCGACGCGCctgtggaggaagaggaggacagctgGCTCGGGGCGGCTTCTGTCGGCGAAGAGCTAGAAGAGCGGGAAGCGGACTTGTCAGAGGTGGACAACGCAGACTCCTCCCACACTCCTCAGAATCCACCCTCAGTCACTCCTCCGCCCGGCTCCAAGGCAAGCGGCACGCCTGGCTCCTCCAAAAACAAGCTGAAGAAGCGTTTCTCGCTGCGGAACGTGGGGCGCAGCGTGCGGGGCAGTGTGCGAGGCATCCTGCACTGGCGCAGCTCCTCCAGCGACGCCACGCAGGCGCAGCTGCCCTCCAGCTACAGCTACACCATGGGCGTACAGGACACCTCTAAGAGGACCTCTGGCACACAGCCTCCGACACCCACCTCATCCATGCCCGTTTCTCTGTCCATGCCCCTCTCGCTTCCtcattcctcctcctcctcactgccCCCTTCGTCGTCAAGCAGCGCCACCTCCCTGTCGTTGTCAGAAGCTGCTCGGGATCGGCGGCGGAGCAACGGCGAAGGAGGCGAGAAGGAGAAGTGGAGCCATCGTCTGGAGAAGCTCAGATTGTCACGATCCCCTCCTCCCATCCTCACCTCGACCGCCTCCGGTTTGCACTCTGCGACGCTGCCTCCGAGCAGCGCCGCCGCCATGGGTCCTCCGAGGAAGGTGGGCCGGCTGGTACGGGAGGGTGGGGTGAGCGTGAGCTCATCCAGCGACGAGTGGAGCGGCAGCCACGGCTTCTCCGGCTTCTCCTTCGGTCTGCTGCATCATGGTACGGACAACAACCCTGCCTCGGCGCAGTCTCCTGGAGCCCAGCCGCCACCAGTGCAGTCTCTCGCCAGCGGGGGGAACGTGCCCTGGAGTGGAGGACGCTGGCACAAATGTCGCCTGGTCCTCCGAGAGCGGGACAGAGAAGGTGGCGAGCGTGGAGAGGAGTACTATCTGGAGTTCTTCATCCCACCCAAA TCATCGAAGCCTCGGCTGACTGTCCCCTGTTGCTCCATCGTGGATGTGAGGAGCACCACGGCGCTCGAGGTCCCCGACAAGGAGAACACCTTCCTGCTGCAG CTGGATGGGGCGACGCAGTATGTGATCGAGACGCGAGATGCCGTTCAGATGAGGGCGTGGCTCAGTGACATCAGGAACGGCGTCTGTCTCAG TGAACAGGAAGATGCCGAGGGTGTGTGCGGGGGGCCGTTGGACATCAGCGGGACGCCTGAGATAGGTGACCGCCTTTCACAAG TATGTTATGGTGGGATCGGCGGCTCCTCTCCTCTCATGGATCCTCTCCCGCCCGAGCTGCCACCTCGAGCGCCTCTTGACGAACCAGATGGCCGGATTCATGGAGGGGGCGGAGCTAGTCTCGGCACACCGTTTGCTGAGACACCAGACGCCACAG GGTCCTTCCTCTTCTCTGACGTGACGCCCGTTGAGGCGGTGGAACACCCGCTCAGCGAGTGTCAGTGGTTCCACGGCACGCTGTCCCGCCTCAAAGCCGCTCAGCTAGTGCTGGCTGGAGGCCCGGCGAGCCACGGTGTCTTTCTGGTCCGTCAAAGTGAGACACGGCGCGGAGAATACGTCCTCACCTTCAACTTCCAGGGCAAAGCCAAG CACCTCCGCCTCTCGCTGAATGAGGACGGTCAGTGTCGAGTGCAGCACCTGTGGTTCCAGTCCATCTTCGACATGCTCGAGCACTTCCGCGTGCACCCGATCCCCCTGGAGTCCGGCGGTGCCTCCGACGTCACGCTCATCAGCTTTGTGGGAGCTACTGCCATTCGGCAGCCAG GCCGGGACAGGGCAGGCAGTCGGCCTACAGCCTGTGATGTCATCACCACGCGCCATCCTGACTCTCCATCAACCCCCATCTCTGACTGTGT ACTTGACCAGCAGACCCCGTAg